Proteins encoded within one genomic window of Neodiprion fabricii isolate iyNeoFabr1 chromosome 6, iyNeoFabr1.1, whole genome shotgun sequence:
- the LOC124185781 gene encoding DNA repair protein complementing XP-C cells homolog isoform X1 yields MNADGSDSESSDSSNEFMVAPDKLKSISPFFTKPTRKTASVPKKLESSEESDFDYENESHGNNDDLMAQVLKNLEATKKSQAIQSDQSSAEKPENTKPVKKELTNEIADLLLLGETGATASTAEQDQDEPDEEGPAEDSAPSNYSIPKEGVKITLVDSKLIFNQRKKKKQETLEDLLKKKLNQQLRSNQVLIHKVGLLCWMAHGFYVNKQINNPILLAAALKLAPKNCYPKGRVDLSYLEKITKWFQGVFTFPTGKPESGITTLNLLRRLKDKEIHNYQELVLLYVATLRALGLTCRLVISLQPPALKVTKEQLIAPESSKVKDAKVKKEPKKETATRSPKISQETKIPGQETEKGNISARLRKATEARRRAAEILKRKKSTNSDSAEDVKPPAKKLRSRTVTAAIPVDKKGKRNSDKVKNDKEVTEKGGRSLRSRAKTADKHWPKDEDTDDDDDDDEYKMDDDKEENEDGEEDTDDEPFEKTHRSKHKASASKQRSRSQNKNTVSKIKKQSNTGSRRSSTARKLISSDEDDEENNEKPKKVKNTRDMWAEVYVECEENWISVSVPDAKIHCVADLYKNATDPVLYVMALNSEGRVKDVTRRYCPHWLTVTRKQRIDEKWWLEAHTPWKEPETALTKAEDEMLKQKELEQPLPKTVSECKGHPLYVLPRHLLKFEAFYPPDVVPLGYVRGEPIFSRHCVHTLRSRETWIKSARVVKPGENCYKVVKARPKYDKLSGARLKDESLEVFGKWQTDPYVPPEAKDGIVPRNEYGNVDLFKQCMLPKGTVHIQLPALNRIARKLDIDCAPAVVGFNFGGHGALPAFDGFIVCEEFEDVLREAWEVEQAEADKRAREKYEKRVYGNWRKLIKAVFIRERLTAKYDFNADEEKEKSSTSNKQTNKRVKQTKVGGKKTKVDKKK; encoded by the exons ATGAACGCTGATGGGTCTGACAGCGAGAGCTCGGACAGTAGTAACGAGTTTATGGTAGCCCCGGATAAGCTGAAGTCAATATCACCGTTTTTCACAAAACCTACTCGAAAAACAGCGAGCGTACCAAAGAAGCTCGAAAGTTCGGAGGAGTCGGATTTTGATTACGAAAATGAATCCCACGGTAACAATGATGACCTCATGGCTCAGGTCCTCAAGAACCTTGAGGCGACGAAGAAAAGTCAAGCGATTCAATCTGATCAGAGCAGCGCGGAAAAACCTGAAAATACCAAACCAGTGAAAAAAGAACTCACCAACGAAATAGCTGATCTTCTACTCTTGGGAGAAACTGGAGCGACAGCTTCAACTGCGGAGCAAGATCAGGACGAGCCGGACGAAGAAGGACCAGCTGAAGACTCCGCTCCGTCTAACTACAGCATTCCAAAAGAAGGGGTAAAAATAACCCTGGTCGATTCGAAACTGATTTTCAAtcagaggaagaagaagaaacaggAAACGCTTGaagatttgttgaaaaagaaattgaatcaaCAGCTTAGGTCCAATCAAGTATTGATACACAAAGTAGGACTCCTCTGTTGGATGGCGCATGGTTTTTACGTAAACAAGCAAATTAACAATCCGATATTACTTGCAGCTGCACTAAAATTGGCACCGAAAAACTGCTACCCAAAAGGCAGGGTTGATCTGTCTTATCTTGAAAAAATCACCAAATGGTTTCAAGGTGTGTTTACGTTTCCTACGGGCAAGCCAGAGTCCGGCATTACGACGCTGAATTTATTGAGGAGACTCAAAGACAAAGAGATCCACAATTATCAAGAACTCGTATTACTCTACGTAGCAACGCTAAGAGCCTTGGGGCTGACCTGTCGCTTGGTTATATCCCTGCAACCCCCGGCTCTTAAAGTAACAAAAGAGCAGCTCATCGCCCCAGAGTCTTCCAAAGTGAAAGATGCAAAGGTAAAAAAGGAaccgaaaaaagaaacggccACCAGAAGCCCAAAAATATcacaagaaacgaaaattcctggacaagaaacagaaaaaggaAATATATCAGCCAGGCTTCGCAAAGCCACTGAGGCCAGGAGAAGGGCAGCTGAAAttctaaaaagaaaaaaaagtacgaattCAGATTCTGCGGAGGATGTTAAACCACCAGCTAAAAAATTGAGATCAAGAACGGTGACTGCCGCGATACCCGTTGACAAGAAGGGCAAAAGGAACTCTGATAAAGTAAAAAACGACAAAGAGGTGActgaaaaaggtggaagaagTTTAAGGTCGCGGGCAAAAACAGCTGATAAGCATTGGCCAAAAGATGAGGATAcagatgacgacgatgatgatgatgaataCAAAATGGATGATGATAAGGAGGAGAATGAGGATGGCGAGGAGGATACGGATGATGAACCATTTGAAAAAACTCACAGGTCAAAGCACAAAGCATCAGCTTCCAAGCAGCGTTCTCGCAGTCAGAATAAAAACACTGTatctaaaattaaaaaacagtCAAATACAGGTTCAAGGAGAAGCTCAACCGCCAGGAAGCTGATATCGTCTGATGAAGATGATGAAGAGAATAATGAGAAGccaaagaaagtgaaaaacacAAGGGATATGTGGGCAGAAGTTTACGTTGAATGCGAGGAAAATTGGATAAGCGTCAGCGTACCAGATGCAAAAATTCATTGCGTTGCCGATCTATAC AAAAATGCTACGGATCCAGTGCTGTACGTCATGGCCTTGAATTCTGAGGGTCGAGTCAAGGATGTAACACGTCGATATTGTCCCCACTGGCTGACCGTGACCCGCAAACAACGGATCGATGAAAAGTGGTGGCTAGAAGCCCACACTCCTTGGAAAGAACCTGAAACAGCCTTAACAAAAGCAGAGGATGAGATGCTCAAGCAAAA GGAACTGGAACAACCCCTACCAAAGACAGTTTCGGAGTGCAAAGGTCATCCTCTGTACGTTCTGCCCAGACATCTTCTCAAATTTGAAGCCTTTTACCCGCCGGATGTCGTTCCACTTGGTTACGTTCGTGGCGAGCCTATATTCTCTCGTCATTGTGTTCACACATTGCGCTCCCGCGAAACGTGGATCAAAAGCGCTAGGGTAGTGAAACCAGGAGAGAATTGCTACAAAGTTGTTAAAGCAAGACCAAAATATGATAAG CTTTCAGGTGCCAGGCTGAAGGATGAGTCTCTGGAAGTATTTGGAAAATGGCAGACAGATCCGTACGTTCCACCAGAAGCCAAGGATGGGATTGTGCCTCGGAATGAATATGGAAATGTGGATTTATTCAAACAGTGTATGTTGCCTAAAGGAACTGTTCACATTCAGC TTCCAGCACTGAACCGCATTGCAAGAAAGTTGGACATTGATTGTGCTCCAGCTGTGGTGGGCTTCAATTTCGGAGGACATGGGGCGCTGCCTGCTTTTGATGGATTTATTGTTTGTGAGGAGTTTGAAGATGTTTTACGGGAGGCTTGGGAAGTGGAACAAGCAGAGGCAGATAAGCGTGCCAGAGAGAAATACGAGAAGAGGGTTTACGGAAATTGGAGGAAGTTGATTAAAGCTGTTTTCATCAGAGAACGACTAACAGCTAAATATGATTTTAATgctgacgaagaaaaagaaaaatccagcACATCCAATAAGCAAACGAACAAACGGGTAAAACAAACCAAAGTTggtgggaaaaaaacaaaggttgacaaaaaaaaatag
- the LOC124185781 gene encoding DNA repair protein complementing XP-C cells homolog isoform X2, whose amino-acid sequence MNADGSDSESSDSSNEFMVAPDKLKSISPFFTKPTRKTASVPKKLESSEESDFDYENESHGNNDDLMAQVLKNLEATKKSQAIQSDQSSAEKPENTKPVKKELTNEIADLLLLGETGATASTAEQDQDEPDEEGPAEDSAPSNYSIPKEGVKITLVDSKLIFNQRKKKKQETLEDLLKKKLNQQLRSNQVLIHKVGLLCWMAHGFYVNKQINNPILLAAALKLAPKNCYPKGRVDLSYLEKITKWFQGVFTFPTGKPESGITTLNLLRRLKDKEIHNYQELVLLYVATLRALGLTCRLVISLQPPALKVTKEQLIAPESSKVKDAKVKKEPKKETATRSPKISQETKIPGQETEKGNISARLRKATEARRRAAEILKRKKSTNSDSAEDVKPPAKKLRSRTVTAAIPVDKKGKRNSDKVKNDKEVTEKGGRSLRSRAKTADKHWPKDEDTDDDDDDDEYKMDDDKEENEDGEEDTDDEPFEKTHRSKHKASASKQRSRSQNKNTVSKIKKQSNTGSRRSSTARKLISSDEDDEENNEKPKKVKNTRDMWAEVYVECEENWISVSVPDAKIHCVADLYKNATDPVLYVMALNSEGRVKDVTRRYCPHWLTVTRKQRIDEKWWLEAHTPWKEPETALTKAEDEMLKQKELEQPLPKTVSECKGHPLYVLPRHLLKFEAFYPPDVVPLGYVRGEPIFSRHCVHTLRSRETWIKSARVVKPGENCYKVVKARPKYDKVPG is encoded by the exons ATGAACGCTGATGGGTCTGACAGCGAGAGCTCGGACAGTAGTAACGAGTTTATGGTAGCCCCGGATAAGCTGAAGTCAATATCACCGTTTTTCACAAAACCTACTCGAAAAACAGCGAGCGTACCAAAGAAGCTCGAAAGTTCGGAGGAGTCGGATTTTGATTACGAAAATGAATCCCACGGTAACAATGATGACCTCATGGCTCAGGTCCTCAAGAACCTTGAGGCGACGAAGAAAAGTCAAGCGATTCAATCTGATCAGAGCAGCGCGGAAAAACCTGAAAATACCAAACCAGTGAAAAAAGAACTCACCAACGAAATAGCTGATCTTCTACTCTTGGGAGAAACTGGAGCGACAGCTTCAACTGCGGAGCAAGATCAGGACGAGCCGGACGAAGAAGGACCAGCTGAAGACTCCGCTCCGTCTAACTACAGCATTCCAAAAGAAGGGGTAAAAATAACCCTGGTCGATTCGAAACTGATTTTCAAtcagaggaagaagaagaaacaggAAACGCTTGaagatttgttgaaaaagaaattgaatcaaCAGCTTAGGTCCAATCAAGTATTGATACACAAAGTAGGACTCCTCTGTTGGATGGCGCATGGTTTTTACGTAAACAAGCAAATTAACAATCCGATATTACTTGCAGCTGCACTAAAATTGGCACCGAAAAACTGCTACCCAAAAGGCAGGGTTGATCTGTCTTATCTTGAAAAAATCACCAAATGGTTTCAAGGTGTGTTTACGTTTCCTACGGGCAAGCCAGAGTCCGGCATTACGACGCTGAATTTATTGAGGAGACTCAAAGACAAAGAGATCCACAATTATCAAGAACTCGTATTACTCTACGTAGCAACGCTAAGAGCCTTGGGGCTGACCTGTCGCTTGGTTATATCCCTGCAACCCCCGGCTCTTAAAGTAACAAAAGAGCAGCTCATCGCCCCAGAGTCTTCCAAAGTGAAAGATGCAAAGGTAAAAAAGGAaccgaaaaaagaaacggccACCAGAAGCCCAAAAATATcacaagaaacgaaaattcctggacaagaaacagaaaaaggaAATATATCAGCCAGGCTTCGCAAAGCCACTGAGGCCAGGAGAAGGGCAGCTGAAAttctaaaaagaaaaaaaagtacgaattCAGATTCTGCGGAGGATGTTAAACCACCAGCTAAAAAATTGAGATCAAGAACGGTGACTGCCGCGATACCCGTTGACAAGAAGGGCAAAAGGAACTCTGATAAAGTAAAAAACGACAAAGAGGTGActgaaaaaggtggaagaagTTTAAGGTCGCGGGCAAAAACAGCTGATAAGCATTGGCCAAAAGATGAGGATAcagatgacgacgatgatgatgatgaataCAAAATGGATGATGATAAGGAGGAGAATGAGGATGGCGAGGAGGATACGGATGATGAACCATTTGAAAAAACTCACAGGTCAAAGCACAAAGCATCAGCTTCCAAGCAGCGTTCTCGCAGTCAGAATAAAAACACTGTatctaaaattaaaaaacagtCAAATACAGGTTCAAGGAGAAGCTCAACCGCCAGGAAGCTGATATCGTCTGATGAAGATGATGAAGAGAATAATGAGAAGccaaagaaagtgaaaaacacAAGGGATATGTGGGCAGAAGTTTACGTTGAATGCGAGGAAAATTGGATAAGCGTCAGCGTACCAGATGCAAAAATTCATTGCGTTGCCGATCTATAC AAAAATGCTACGGATCCAGTGCTGTACGTCATGGCCTTGAATTCTGAGGGTCGAGTCAAGGATGTAACACGTCGATATTGTCCCCACTGGCTGACCGTGACCCGCAAACAACGGATCGATGAAAAGTGGTGGCTAGAAGCCCACACTCCTTGGAAAGAACCTGAAACAGCCTTAACAAAAGCAGAGGATGAGATGCTCAAGCAAAA GGAACTGGAACAACCCCTACCAAAGACAGTTTCGGAGTGCAAAGGTCATCCTCTGTACGTTCTGCCCAGACATCTTCTCAAATTTGAAGCCTTTTACCCGCCGGATGTCGTTCCACTTGGTTACGTTCGTGGCGAGCCTATATTCTCTCGTCATTGTGTTCACACATTGCGCTCCCGCGAAACGTGGATCAAAAGCGCTAGGGTAGTGAAACCAGGAGAGAATTGCTACAAAGTTGTTAAAGCAAGACCAAAATATGATAAG GTGCCAGGCTGA
- the LOC124185791 gene encoding lysoplasmalogenase-like protein TMEM86A: protein MTSTAQVIKSVGPKLVPFFKSVSVYFVLLAEQPSLLTACFKCLPIISLIVFILLHGINLSEEYAFPRRIVTGLLFSCIGDALLVWPACFVPGMGMFAIAQVIYIKAFGFVPLNGVLGAILYALCAVAIFLLMPGLNGVLMIGVPLYTILLTTMAWRAIARVQFFEELWTWSKMCSCAGGICFVISDALIGFHYFHSPISYAQVFIMITYYAAQLGIALSAVDSRDNIKPHKQR from the exons ATGACATCGACCGCACAAGTG ATAAAAAGTGTTGGTCCGAAATTAgtaccatttttcaaaagtgtaTCAGTCTACTTTGTTCTATTAGCAGAACAGCCCTCCCTGCTAACTGCCTGTTTTAAATGTTTGCCGATCATCAGTCTTAtcgtttttattcttctccaTGGAATTAACTTGTCTGAAGA ATATGCATTTCCTCGTCGGATAGTGACTGGCCTTTTATTCAGCTGTATAGGTGATGCCCTGCTGGTATGGCCAGCCTGCTTTGTTCCAGGAATGGGAATGTTTGCTATTGCTCAAGTCATTTATATTAAAGCCTTTGGCTTCGTTCCATTGAACGGAGTGTTAGGAGCAATATTATATGCCCTATGTGCAGTTG ctatttttcttttgatgCCTGGTCTAAATGGTGTCTTGATGATTGGGGTTCCGTTGTATACAATACTTTTAACAACAATGGCATGGCGAGCTATAGCAAGGGTGCAATTTTTTGAG GAATTATGGACCTGGTCAAAAATGTGTAGTTGTGCCGGTGGTATATGCTTCGTTATATCAGATGCTTTGATTGGTTTCCACTACTTTCACAGTCCTATATCGTATGCTCAG GTATTTATAATGATTACCTATTACGCAGCTCAGCTTGGAATAGCTTTGAGCGCTGTGGATTCAAGAGACAATATTAAACCGCATAAGCAGCGGTGA